AGCGAGATCTCCGACGCCGGAGTCCGTCCCCGGCACGATTCTATCCCGCATACCGTAGTCCAACATTCGCCGCATCACATCCAAGCGCACCTCTGCCCGCTCCTCAAGTCGGTCCAGTTCCGCTTCACCTTCAGGGGAGATCGTCCCCGCCTCTCGTTGTGCCGTGAGTCTAGCAATTTGCGGATAGCCCGTCCACGCCTGAAGCGTCGGACTGATCCAGATACCGGATTCCGCCATCATCTCAGCGACCTTCGGATCGAAACGCAGTTGGTCATCCGGGTCGAGAAACTCCGCGTGTTCCATCAGATCCACCCCCGCTTCAACCGCCCGCACCATCGACTCCTTCGCGCGACAGTGCGCCGCTGTCAGACGGTGAAAGTGGTGCGCCTCGTGGACAGTGGCGTGGAGTTCCGCAACGGTATAGCTCGCGCGACCGGGAATCGTGCCTGCCGTGCCACCGCCAGACGCCATAATTTTGATATAATCCGCACCCTCATGCACCAAGCGGCGGACTGAACGACGCATCTCCGCCTCGCCGTCGGCAACCTCATTGCACATGTGAAAATGCCCGCCGGTACAGGTGATAGGTCGTCCGCTCACAAGCATACGCGGTCCCGGAATATACCCGCGCCTAAGCCCCTCTTTAATCGTAAACCCCACTCGGTTCCGGGCACCGTGTTCTCGGATCGTGGTAATGCCAGCAGCCAGATGACGGCGTAGATTCATCGCCCCGGTGAGCACCATCATCTCATCGGTCTCGGTGAACATCTCAATATAGTTACGTCCATCACCCGCCAAACTCAGATGGGTATGCCCATCAATCAGCCCCGGCGTCACACAAGCGTTACTAAGGTCGATCTGCTCGGTATCCGGCGGTGCCTGCCGCCGAATCTGCCGCCGCGGTCCCACGGCGGTGATACGATCTCCCGTCACTAGAATTGCTTGATCGGCTTTGGCTTCGCCGCCAAGACCGTCTGCTAACTTCCCTGCCAAAATCAGTTTTGAGCTCGATTGAGCCATAGTGTTTCCTCTGCTTTATTTTTATTGGGGGGATAATATTCTGAAGACTTTACAAACCTTCATATAGGATTCCTCAAAATTTACAGGCACTGCAACTTCAGAAGTGATATACAACGGTAGCTCAGGCAATATA
The DNA window shown above is from Candidatus Poribacteria bacterium and carries:
- a CDS encoding amidohydrolase family protein, giving the protein MAQSSSKLILAGKLADGLGGEAKADQAILVTGDRITAVGPRRQIRRQAPPDTEQIDLSNACVTPGLIDGHTHLSLAGDGRNYIEMFTETDEMMVLTGAMNLRRHLAAGITTIREHGARNRVGFTIKEGLRRGYIPGPRMLVSGRPITCTGGHFHMCNEVADGEAEMRRSVRRLVHEGADYIKIMASGGGTAGTIPGRASYTVAELHATVHEAHHFHRLTAAHCRAKESMVRAVEAGVDLMEHAEFLDPDDQLRFDPKVAEMMAESGIWISPTLQAWTGYPQIARLTAQREAGTISPEGEAELDRLEERAEVRLDVMRRMLDYGMRDRIVPGTDSGVGDLAFGHLDYDLQLLVRVGFTPAEALVSATSISAEAIGMGGEIGVIAPGRVADLAAFDGDPTVDVSAFSRVVAVFQSGQKVH